TCCGCCGCGGTCTTTAGCCCGTGCTCCCGGATCGCCGCGCAGATCGTATTGCGTCCCACGCCGAAACACGAGCAGACCGTGGGTCCCGTATCGACACCCTTGCCAATCGGCTGCCCGACCAGCAGACCGGCACGGTCCTCGTCGTCGAGCCTGTTCTTCCCGAACAGGCCCGCGAGCCAGGTACGCGACGGCAACGGCAACTCGGAGCGCGCCGATACGAAGATGCAACTCTCGATACGCTCGTCGACCAGATGCACGGCGCGATAGATTCCCGCCGTCCTGTCCTCGTATTCCAGCCAGTCGGCGTGCGGATCGTCGATGCCGAATAGCGCCTGCGCCCAGTTGCCGTGATCGGTGAGCGGCTTGCGCCCCGCGAGTTCGTAGCGCACGAACTGCGTGCCGTGGACGCGCGTCCAGTAGGTCATGCCGTCCAGCACCGGAGCGTGACGGCTCAACGAGAAGCCGTGCCAGGCGACGTCGAACCTGTCGATGCGAACCGGCGTGTGCTTGAACTCGGGCTCCCCGGAGACCGGATCGACCTCGGGATTCACCACCGCGCCGACACGCGCGTCGGACGCCACCTGATCGTTCCAGTGAATCGGCACGAACACGCTGCCTCGCGACATGCCGCCGCCATGCTGCACACGTGCGACCATCGTGCCCCACCGGCTCGACACACGCGCGAGTTCACCTTCCCGCACGCCGCACGACAGCGCGTCCTGCGGATGCAAATCGACGAAGGCTTCCGTCACGTGGCCGGCGAGCTTCTCCGACTTGCCCGTGCGGGTCATCGTGTGCCATTGGTCGCGTACCCGGCCGGTATTGAGCGTCAGCGGATACTCGTCGTCCGGCGCGTGGACCGGCGCGCGCGGCGGGGTCGCGACGAACCGCGCCTTGCCGTCCGCGTGCGCATAGCGGCGATCGCCGAAGAGTCGCGCGGTCCCGCGCTGCTCCGCGCCATTCGCCGCCGGCACCGGCCACTGGATCGGCTGCAGCGCGTCGTAGCGCTCGGGGCCGAGCGCGACGAGCCCACCCAGATTGAACACGCGCGGCACACCGCCTTCGGTGTGTCCGTTATTCATCTTTCCCAGGCTGCCCGTGGCCTCGCCACCGTTGCCCGGCTCGTTACGATAGGCACTCAGCCGTGCATGCTCGTCGAAGATCTCATGCGGCGCCGAAAAATCGAAGCCGGCATACCCCATGCGCTGTGCGACGTCGCAGATGATCCGCCAGTCCGCGCGCGCTTCGCCCGGTGCCGGCAGGAACGCTCGCTGGCGCGAAATCCTGCGCTCGGAGTTGGTGACGGTGCCGTCTTTCTCGCCCCAGCCGAGCGCCGGCAGCAGGACGTGGGCAAACGCATTGGTATCCGTGTTTTCGACAATGTCGGAGCTGACGACGAGCTCGCAACGCGCGAGCGCGCGCTTCGCCTGATCGCCATCGGGCAGGCTCACAACCGGGTTCGTGCCCATGATCCAGACAGCCTTGATGCGGCCCGTCTCGATCGCCTCGAACAACTCGACTGCCTTGAGTCCCGGCCGTTCCGCGATGGCGGGCGAGCCCCAGAAGGTCTGCACGAGCTCGCGATGACGCGGATTGTCGAGTTCCAGATGTGCCGCCAGCGTGTTCGCGAGGCCGCCCACTTCACGCCCGCCCATCGCGTTCGGCTGTCCGGTGAACGAGAACGGCCCCATCCCCGGCTTGCCGATGCGGCCTGTCAGCAGATGGCAATTGATGATGCTGTTGACCTTGTCGGTGCCGGAGGTCGACTGGTTCACGCCTTGGGAATAGACCGTCACGACCCGCTCGGTCCGCGCGAAGAGCCGGTAGAACTCGAGCAGATCGTGCGGGTCGAGCTTGCAGGCCTTCGCGCACTGCGCGAGGTCGAAGCCGTTCGCCGAGTCGGTTGAAGCGGCATCGAGTGCCTGGGCGTAGCCGGTCGTATGCGCATCGACGAAACCTGCATCGGTCGTGTCGTGTTCCGCGAGAAAACTGAGCAGTCCGTTGAACAGTCGAACGTCGGTGCCCGCCTTCAGCGGCAGATGCAGGTCGGCCATCTCGCAGGTCGCGGTGTAGCGCGGGTCGATCACGACGACCTTCACATCGGGCCGCGTTTCCTTGATCCTGACGATCCGCTGGAACAGGATCGGATGGCACCACGCCGTGTTCGATCCGACCAGCACGACCAGGTCCGCGAGCTCGAGGTCCTCGTAGCACACCGGCACGAGGTCTTCGCCGAACGCACGCTTGTGCCCCGCGACCGACGACGACATGCACAGGCGCGAATTGGTGTCGATGTTCGCGCTGCCGACATAGCCCTTCATCAGCTTGTTGGCGGCGTAGTAGTCCTCCGTCAGCAGTTGCCCCGAGACGTAGAGCGCGACGGCATCCGGGCCGTGCTGATCGATGATCCGGCGAAAACCGCCGGCAACCGTGTCGAGCGCATCGTTCCACGACACGTTGCGCAATTCACCGCTGCCCGGATCGCGCAGCCTGGGATGCAGCAGGCGTCCATCGAGCCCGACCGTTTCGCCGAGCGC
This genomic stretch from Paraburkholderia caffeinilytica harbors:
- a CDS encoding nitrate reductase → MSLPIVIASPPDASRDAVRTTCPYCGVGCGVLATPRPDGQADIAGDDRHPANAGRLCVKGSALGETVGLDGRLLHPRLRDPGSGELRNVSWNDALDTVAGGFRRIIDQHGPDAVALYVSGQLLTEDYYAANKLMKGYVGSANIDTNSRLCMSSSVAGHKRAFGEDLVPVCYEDLELADLVVLVGSNTAWCHPILFQRIVRIKETRPDVKVVVIDPRYTATCEMADLHLPLKAGTDVRLFNGLLSFLAEHDTTDAGFVDAHTTGYAQALDAASTDSANGFDLAQCAKACKLDPHDLLEFYRLFARTERVVTVYSQGVNQSTSGTDKVNSIINCHLLTGRIGKPGMGPFSFTGQPNAMGGREVGGLANTLAAHLELDNPRHRELVQTFWGSPAIAERPGLKAVELFEAIETGRIKAVWIMGTNPVVSLPDGDQAKRALARCELVVSSDIVENTDTNAFAHVLLPALGWGEKDGTVTNSERRISRQRAFLPAPGEARADWRIICDVAQRMGYAGFDFSAPHEIFDEHARLSAYRNEPGNGGEATGSLGKMNNGHTEGGVPRVFNLGGLVALGPERYDALQPIQWPVPAANGAEQRGTARLFGDRRYAHADGKARFVATPPRAPVHAPDDEYPLTLNTGRVRDQWHTMTRTGKSEKLAGHVTEAFVDLHPQDALSCGVREGELARVSSRWGTMVARVQHGGGMSRGSVFVPIHWNDQVASDARVGAVVNPEVDPVSGEPEFKHTPVRIDRFDVAWHGFSLSRHAPVLDGMTYWTRVHGTQFVRYELAGRKPLTDHGNWAQALFGIDDPHADWLEYEDRTAGIYRAVHLVDERIESCIFVSARSELPLPSRTWLAGLFGKNRLDDEDRAGLLVGQPIGKGVDTGPTVCSCFGVGRNTICAAIREHGLKTAAEITACLKAGGNCGSCVPELKKLLVDTELERLSTA